A window from Pseudomonas sp. Tri1 encodes these proteins:
- the serA gene encoding phosphoglycerate dehydrogenase has translation MSKTSLDKSKIKFLLLEGVHQSAVDVLKSAGYTSIEYITSSLPEAQLKEKIADAHFIGIRSRTQLTEEIFDHAKKLVAVGCFCIGTNQVDLNAARERGIAVFNAPYSNTRSVAELVLAEAILLLRGIPEKNASCHRGGWIKSAANSFEIRGKKLGIVGYGSIGTQLSVLAEGLGMQVFFYDTVTKLPLGNATQVNNLHELLGMSDIVTLHVPETAATQWMIGEKEIRAIKKGGILINAARGTVVELDALAEAIKDKHLIGAAIDVFPVEPRSNDDIFESPLRGLDNVILTPHIGGSTAEAQANIGLEVAEKLVKYSDNGTSVSSVNFPEVALPAHPGKHRLLHIHENIPGVMSEINKVFAENGINISGQFLQTNEKVGYVVIDVDAEYSDLAQEKLQHINGTIRCRVLF, from the coding sequence ATGAGCAAGACTTCTCTCGATAAGAGCAAGATCAAGTTCCTTCTTCTCGAAGGCGTCCACCAATCGGCTGTCGACGTCCTCAAGTCGGCGGGCTACACCAGCATCGAGTACATCACCAGTTCTCTGCCGGAAGCCCAGCTCAAGGAAAAGATCGCTGATGCTCACTTCATCGGCATTCGCTCCCGTACGCAATTGACCGAAGAGATCTTCGACCACGCCAAGAAACTGGTCGCGGTCGGCTGCTTCTGCATCGGCACCAACCAGGTTGACCTCAACGCGGCGCGCGAGCGCGGTATCGCGGTGTTCAACGCGCCGTACTCCAACACCCGTTCCGTTGCCGAGCTGGTATTGGCCGAAGCGATCCTGCTGCTGCGCGGCATCCCTGAGAAAAACGCGTCCTGCCACCGTGGCGGCTGGATCAAGAGCGCGGCCAACTCCTTCGAAATCCGCGGCAAGAAACTGGGGATCGTCGGCTACGGCTCGATCGGCACCCAGCTGTCGGTACTGGCTGAAGGCCTGGGCATGCAGGTGTTTTTCTACGACACCGTGACCAAGCTGCCGCTGGGCAACGCCACCCAGGTCAACAACTTGCACGAGTTGTTGGGCATGTCCGACATCGTGACCCTGCACGTGCCGGAAACCGCTGCCACCCAGTGGATGATCGGCGAGAAGGAAATCCGTGCCATCAAGAAGGGCGGGATCCTGATCAACGCCGCTCGTGGCACCGTGGTCGAGCTCGACGCCCTGGCCGAAGCGATCAAGGACAAGCACCTGATCGGCGCGGCCATCGACGTGTTCCCGGTGGAGCCACGCTCCAACGACGATATCTTCGAAAGCCCGCTGCGTGGCCTGGACAACGTGATCCTGACCCCGCACATCGGCGGCTCCACCGCTGAAGCCCAGGCCAACATCGGCCTGGAAGTAGCGGAAAAACTGGTCAAGTACAGCGACAACGGTACTTCGGTATCGTCGGTGAACTTCCCGGAAGTGGCCTTGCCGGCTCACCCTGGCAAGCACCGCCTGTTGCACATCCACGAGAACATCCCGGGTGTGATGAGCGAGATCAACAAGGTCTTCGCCGAAAACGGCATCAACATTTCCGGTCAGTTCCTGCAGACCAACGAGAAAGTCGGCTACGTCGTGATCGACGTCGACGCCGAATACTCGGACCTGGCGCAAGAGAAGCTGCAGCACATCAACGGCACGATTCGTTGCCGCGTGTTGTTCTAA
- a CDS encoding DUF4399 domain-containing protein, whose product MKSFMSRAALAGLLLGASVLATAATPAPKGAEVFIVSPEDGATVGQAFTVKFGVKEIALAPAGDVTKNTGHHHLLIDVDKLPAEGAPIPNDANHMHFGKAQTQADIKLAPGKHTLQLELGDSGHMPFDPPIVSKKITVNVK is encoded by the coding sequence ATGAAAAGCTTTATGTCTCGTGCGGCGTTGGCCGGCCTGTTACTGGGTGCTTCCGTGCTGGCAACCGCCGCAACTCCAGCGCCGAAAGGCGCAGAAGTGTTCATCGTATCCCCGGAAGACGGCGCCACCGTCGGCCAGGCATTCACCGTCAAGTTCGGCGTCAAGGAAATCGCCCTGGCACCGGCGGGCGACGTGACTAAAAATACAGGCCATCACCATTTGCTGATCGATGTGGACAAATTGCCTGCCGAAGGTGCGCCGATTCCAAACGACGCCAACCACATGCACTTTGGCAAGGCACAAACCCAGGCCGACATCAAACTGGCCCCGGGCAAGCATACCTTGCAGCTGGAACTGGGTGACAGCGGCCATATGCCGTTCGACCCACCGATCGTTTCCAAGAAGATCACGGTGAACGTGAAGTAA
- a CDS encoding transporter substrate-binding domain-containing protein, with product MRFLPGLICLLPLLSPLAHAELIDDINDRGELRIALEANTAPFNFKEDGKLTGFEVELGQMLAGELDVQPDFVVTDAGDLLSGVESGKYDVAINHIAMTPELAERFDTSAVYSHPDAQLLASKEESPRPLVMAQSFQPQEKSEPAPDLVIPFQKGNPAFKASLDNALARIKEDGRLEQLSQKWLGKQPAENN from the coding sequence ATGCGTTTCCTGCCTGGCCTGATCTGCCTGCTTCCCCTTTTGAGCCCTCTGGCCCATGCCGAACTGATCGACGATATCAATGACCGTGGCGAACTGCGCATTGCCCTCGAGGCCAATACCGCTCCTTTCAACTTCAAGGAAGACGGCAAGCTCACTGGCTTCGAAGTGGAGCTGGGCCAGATGTTGGCGGGTGAGCTCGACGTACAGCCCGATTTCGTAGTCACTGATGCCGGGGACTTGCTCAGTGGTGTGGAAAGCGGCAAGTACGACGTCGCCATCAACCACATAGCAATGACCCCGGAACTGGCGGAACGTTTCGACACCAGCGCCGTTTACAGCCATCCGGATGCACAACTGTTGGCGAGCAAGGAGGAGTCGCCACGTCCGCTGGTCATGGCGCAGTCGTTCCAGCCGCAGGAAAAGAGCGAGCCGGCACCGGACCTGGTGATTCCGTTCCAGAAGGGCAACCCGGCGTTCAAGGCCAGCCTGGACAATGCCCTGGCACGGATCAAGGAGGATGGGCGGTTGGAGCAGTTGTCGCAGAAGTGGTTGGGCAAGCAGCCTGCGGAAAACAATTGA
- a CDS encoding class I SAM-dependent methyltransferase has product MKHTAEDLQAITATTLGHYNAVADSFREGTRDHDVSQNIDALLRHIQGQAPLHILDFGCGPGRDLRTFTGMGHVAVGLDGSAEFARMARQDSGCEVWQQDFLKLDLPAERFDGIFANAVLFHIPLQELPRVLKQLHATLKPGGVLFSSNPRGENQEGWNGQRFGAYHDLAAWRTLLSEAGFVELEHYYRPAGLPREQQPWLASVWRKA; this is encoded by the coding sequence ATGAAACATACCGCCGAAGACCTGCAAGCCATCACGGCTACCACCCTGGGCCATTACAACGCGGTCGCCGATAGCTTTCGCGAAGGCACCCGTGACCACGATGTCAGCCAGAATATCGACGCGTTGCTGCGCCATATCCAGGGCCAGGCACCGCTGCATATCCTGGATTTCGGCTGTGGCCCGGGGCGCGATTTGCGCACGTTCACCGGCATGGGTCATGTCGCGGTCGGCCTCGACGGCTCAGCGGAATTTGCCCGGATGGCGCGCCAGGACAGCGGCTGTGAAGTGTGGCAGCAGGACTTCTTGAAACTCGACCTGCCGGCCGAACGCTTCGACGGGATCTTCGCCAACGCCGTGCTGTTTCACATTCCGCTGCAGGAACTGCCGCGGGTGCTCAAACAACTGCACGCCACGCTCAAGCCCGGTGGCGTGCTGTTCAGCTCCAACCCTCGGGGCGAGAACCAGGAGGGCTGGAACGGCCAGCGCTTCGGCGCCTATCACGACCTGGCCGCGTGGCGCACGCTGCTCAGCGAAGCAGGTTTTGTGGAGCTGGAGCATTACTACCGGCCGGCGGGGCTGCCACGCGAGCAGCAGCCTTGGCTGGCGAGTGTCTGGCGTAAAGCTTGA
- a CDS encoding methionine ABC transporter permease: MWFDRLLQGFIDTFLMVGVSSLIALLAGIPLAVILVTSGKGGIYEAPALNRALGAFVNLFRSIPFLILMVALIPFTRLIVGTTYGVWAAVVPLTIAATPFFARIAEVSLREVDHGLIEAAQAMGCRRWHIVWHVLLPEALPGIVGGFTITLVTMINSSAMAGAIGAGGLGDIAYRYGYQRFDSQIMLTVIVLLVALVAVIQLGGDRLARGLNKR, translated from the coding sequence ATGTGGTTTGATCGGTTATTGCAGGGTTTCATCGACACGTTCCTGATGGTTGGCGTGTCGTCGCTGATCGCGCTGCTGGCGGGCATTCCGCTGGCGGTGATCCTGGTCACCAGCGGCAAGGGCGGGATCTATGAAGCGCCAGCCTTGAATCGCGCCTTGGGCGCGTTCGTGAATCTGTTTCGCTCGATACCGTTCCTGATTCTGATGGTGGCGTTGATTCCGTTCACCCGGTTGATCGTCGGCACTACTTACGGCGTCTGGGCTGCGGTGGTTCCGTTGACTATCGCCGCCACGCCGTTCTTCGCCCGCATCGCCGAAGTCAGCCTGCGGGAGGTCGACCATGGCCTGATCGAAGCCGCCCAAGCCATGGGTTGCCGCCGTTGGCACATCGTCTGGCATGTACTGCTGCCCGAAGCCCTGCCCGGGATCGTCGGCGGCTTTACCATCACCCTGGTGACCATGATCAACTCCTCGGCCATGGCCGGAGCGATTGGCGCCGGCGGCCTGGGCGACATCGCTTATCGCTACGGCTACCAACGCTTCGACAGCCAGATCATGCTCACGGTGATCGTGTTGCTGGTGGCCTTGGTGGCGGTGATTCAGCTGGGCGGAGACCGCTTGGCGCGGGGCCTGAACAAACGCTGA
- a CDS encoding ATP-binding cassette domain-containing protein: MNAVNARLRHEAPTLQSAEQTELHPELNRAHVRFIGLGKTYNGSQGPVAALHGIDLAIQRGEVFGIIGRSGAGKSSLIRTINRLEQPSSGRVLIDQVDIGEFDEDRLVELRRRIGMIFQHFNLMSAKTVWQNVELPLKVAGVPKEQRQRKVRELLELVGLQGKHKAYPAQLSGGQKQRVGIARALVHDPQILLCDEATSALDPETTQSILGLLRQINQRLGLTIVLITHEMAVIREVCDRVVVLEQGRIVEQGPVWEVFGNPQHEVSRTLLAPLQHAVPDELQSRLQAQPASADAATVLRVQFTGVGRDEPDLAALFSALGGRVRLLHGGIERIQGHGLGQLLLAVSGSSWGAEELRQRAGNWAQRVEVLGYVV, from the coding sequence ATGAACGCCGTCAACGCTCGACTCCGACACGAAGCCCCCACGCTCCAGAGCGCGGAACAGACTGAACTGCACCCGGAGCTGAACCGTGCCCATGTGCGTTTCATCGGTCTGGGCAAGACCTACAACGGCAGCCAAGGTCCGGTGGCTGCATTGCACGGCATCGACCTGGCGATCCAACGCGGCGAGGTGTTCGGCATCATCGGCCGCAGCGGCGCCGGCAAGTCGTCACTGATTCGCACCATCAACCGTCTGGAACAACCCAGCAGCGGGCGGGTGCTGATCGATCAGGTGGACATCGGCGAGTTCGATGAGGACCGCCTGGTGGAACTGCGCCGGCGCATCGGCATGATCTTCCAGCACTTCAACCTGATGTCAGCCAAGACCGTGTGGCAGAACGTCGAGCTGCCGCTGAAGGTCGCCGGCGTCCCCAAGGAACAGCGCCAGCGCAAAGTCCGCGAGCTGCTGGAACTGGTCGGTTTGCAAGGCAAGCACAAGGCCTACCCGGCGCAGCTCTCCGGCGGGCAGAAGCAACGGGTCGGGATTGCCCGGGCGCTGGTGCATGACCCGCAGATTCTGCTGTGCGACGAGGCCACATCAGCCCTGGATCCGGAGACCACCCAATCGATCCTCGGTCTGCTGCGCCAGATCAATCAGCGACTGGGCCTGACCATCGTGCTGATCACCCATGAAATGGCGGTGATTCGCGAAGTCTGCGACCGGGTGGTGGTGCTCGAACAAGGGCGAATCGTCGAGCAGGGCCCGGTTTGGGAAGTGTTCGGCAACCCGCAACATGAGGTCAGCCGGACGCTGTTGGCGCCATTGCAACACGCCGTGCCAGACGAGCTGCAAAGCCGCCTGCAAGCGCAGCCGGCATCGGCGGATGCAGCGACCGTGCTGCGCGTGCAATTCACCGGGGTTGGCCGTGACGAGCCAGACCTCGCGGCGTTGTTCAGCGCCCTTGGCGGACGGGTACGGCTGTTGCACGGCGGCATCGAACGGATTCAGGGCCACGGGCTGGGGCAATTGCTGCTCGCGGTGAGCGGCTCGTCATGGGGCGCCGAGGAATTGCGTCAACGTGCCGGCAACTGGGCGCAACGGGTGGAGGTGCTGGGTTATGTGGTTTGA
- a CDS encoding MetQ/NlpA family ABC transporter substrate-binding protein — protein sequence MTKHALSLPVKALALALGLFSSALFAADAPLKIGTTAAFAIPLEAAVEEAGKQGLKVELVEFSDWIAPNVSLASGDIDVNYFQHIPFLENAKAAAGFDLVPFAPGIINNVGLYSKKYKSFDELPEGASVAIANDPINSGRGLQLLAKAGLITLKPGVGYKATEDDIVANPKKLKILQVEAVQLVRAYEDADLVQGYPAYIRLAKTFDATSALLFDGLDHKEYVIQFVIQPKSKNDPRLAKFVDIYQHSPAVRAALDKAHGKLYQAGWEG from the coding sequence ATGACCAAACACGCGCTCTCCCTACCAGTCAAAGCACTGGCCCTGGCCCTCGGCCTGTTCAGCTCGGCGCTGTTCGCCGCCGATGCACCGTTGAAAATCGGTACTACCGCCGCGTTCGCCATTCCCCTGGAGGCCGCCGTGGAAGAAGCCGGCAAGCAAGGCCTGAAAGTCGAGCTGGTGGAGTTCAGCGACTGGATCGCGCCGAACGTCAGCCTGGCTTCCGGTGATATCGACGTGAATTATTTCCAGCACATCCCGTTCCTGGAAAACGCCAAGGCCGCCGCCGGGTTCGACCTGGTGCCCTTTGCGCCGGGAATCATCAACAACGTCGGCCTCTATTCAAAGAAATACAAAAGCTTCGACGAACTGCCCGAGGGCGCGAGCGTGGCCATTGCCAACGATCCGATCAACAGCGGTCGCGGCTTGCAACTGCTAGCCAAGGCCGGGTTGATCACCCTCAAGCCAGGCGTAGGCTACAAGGCCACTGAAGACGACATCGTTGCCAACCCGAAGAAACTCAAGATCCTCCAGGTCGAAGCCGTGCAACTGGTGCGGGCCTATGAAGATGCCGACCTGGTGCAGGGCTACCCGGCCTACATCCGCCTGGCCAAGACCTTCGATGCCACGTCGGCCTTGCTGTTCGATGGCCTGGATCACAAGGAGTACGTCATTCAGTTCGTGATCCAGCCCAAGAGCAAGAACGACCCGCGCCTGGCCAAGTTCGTCGACATCTACCAGCACTCGCCAGCGGTGCGTGCCGCCCTGGACAAGGCCCACGGCAAGCTCTACCAGGCCGGCTGGGAAGGTTGA
- a CDS encoding LLM class flavin-dependent oxidoreductase produces the protein MAHGKKKILLNAFNMNCIGHINHGLWTHPQDTSTQYNTLEYWTGLAQLLERGLFDGLFIADIVGVYDVYQQSVDVTLKESIQLPVNDPLMLVSAMAAVTKNLGFGLTANLSYEPPYLFARRMSTLDHLSRGRVGWNIVTGYLDSAAKAMGLTAQVEHDRRYDQADEYLQVLYKLWEGSWENDAVLNDREQRIYAQPEKVHKVRHQGEFYQVEGYHLCEPSPQRTPVLFQAGSSERGLLFAGRHAECVFISGQNKPATKVQVDKVRASAVEAGRNAEDIKVFMGLNVIVGQTEAAAWAKHAEYLDHASAEAGVAHFSASTGIDFSQYELDEPIQYVKSNAIQSATKTLQNNDWTRRKLLEQHALGGRYITVVGSPEQVADELESWIAETGLDGFNLTRIVTPQSYVDFIDLVIPELQRRGAYKTEYDDGSLREKLFQAGAHLPGRHTGSTYRH, from the coding sequence ATGGCCCACGGCAAGAAAAAAATCCTGCTCAACGCGTTCAACATGAACTGCATCGGGCACATCAATCACGGCTTATGGACCCATCCCCAGGACACCTCGACCCAGTACAACACCCTGGAATACTGGACCGGGTTGGCGCAACTGCTCGAGCGTGGGCTGTTCGACGGGCTGTTCATCGCCGACATCGTCGGGGTCTACGACGTGTACCAGCAGTCGGTGGACGTCACGCTCAAAGAGTCGATCCAGCTGCCGGTCAACGACCCATTGATGCTGGTGTCTGCGATGGCGGCCGTGACAAAAAATCTCGGTTTCGGCCTCACTGCCAACCTGAGCTACGAACCGCCGTACCTGTTCGCCCGCCGCATGAGCACCCTCGATCACCTGAGTCGCGGCCGGGTCGGCTGGAACATCGTCACCGGCTACCTGGACAGCGCCGCCAAAGCCATGGGCCTGACTGCGCAGGTCGAACATGACCGCCGCTACGACCAGGCCGACGAGTACCTGCAAGTGCTCTACAAGCTCTGGGAGGGCAGTTGGGAGAACGACGCCGTGCTCAATGATCGTGAGCAGCGGATCTATGCCCAGCCGGAGAAAGTGCACAAGGTCCGGCACCAGGGCGAGTTCTATCAGGTCGAGGGCTATCACCTTTGTGAACCATCGCCCCAACGCACGCCGGTGTTGTTCCAGGCCGGCAGTTCGGAGCGCGGCCTGCTGTTTGCCGGGCGGCATGCCGAGTGCGTGTTCATCAGCGGCCAGAACAAGCCGGCGACCAAGGTCCAGGTGGACAAGGTCCGCGCCAGCGCCGTCGAGGCTGGGCGCAACGCCGAAGACATCAAGGTGTTCATGGGCCTGAACGTGATCGTCGGCCAGACCGAAGCGGCCGCCTGGGCCAAACATGCCGAGTACCTGGACCATGCCAGCGCCGAGGCCGGGGTGGCACATTTTTCCGCGTCGACGGGCATCGACTTTTCCCAGTACGAACTGGACGAACCGATCCAGTACGTCAAGAGCAACGCCATCCAGTCCGCCACCAAGACCCTGCAGAACAACGATTGGACCCGGCGCAAATTATTGGAGCAACACGCCCTCGGCGGTCGCTACATCACCGTGGTGGGTTCGCCCGAGCAGGTGGCCGACGAACTGGAGTCATGGATCGCCGAAACCGGCCTGGATGGCTTCAACCTGACCCGCATCGTCACACCGCAAAGCTATGTGGACTTCATCGACCTGGTGATTCCCGAGCTGCAACGACGCGGCGCGTACAAGACCGAATACGACGACGGCAGCCTGCGCGAAAAGCTGTTTCAGGCAGGGGCCCATCTACCTGGACGACACACCGGCTCCACCTACCGACACTGA